A genome region from Hevea brasiliensis isolate MT/VB/25A 57/8 chromosome 7, ASM3005281v1, whole genome shotgun sequence includes the following:
- the LOC131181379 gene encoding CLAVATA3/ESR (CLE)-related protein 5-like, whose translation MANNTITLKGLVAFLMIFSALLWSSQAVRILKEEVEQANQKNNRLLLHELLGFDDLSKFKRHQKSLSSTLRLGGDRVSPGGPDPQHH comes from the coding sequence ATGGCCAATAATACAATCACATTAAAGGGTTTGGTAGCTTTCTTGATGATCTTCTCAGCGTTGTTGTGGAGTTCCCAGGCAGTACGTATTCTCAAGGAGGAGGTGGAGCAAGCCAATCAAAAGAATAACAGACTTCTTCTGCATGAGTTATTAGGTTTTGATGATCTCTCTAAATTCAAGCGCCATCAGAAGTCATTATCGTCTACCCTTAGGTTGGGGGGTGATAGAGTTTCGCCTGGAGGACCTGATCCTCAGCATCACTAA